One genomic window of Magnolia sinica isolate HGM2019 chromosome 3, MsV1, whole genome shotgun sequence includes the following:
- the LOC131240642 gene encoding chaperonin CPN60-2, mitochondrial has product MYRAAAGLASKARIARNSSSQISSRLSWSRNYAAKDIKFGVEARALMLKGVEELTDAVKVTMGPKGRNVVLEQSFGAPKVTKDGVTVAKSIEFKDRVKNMGASLVKQVANATNDVAGDGTTCATVLTRAIFAEGCKSVAAGMNAMDLRRGITMAVDSVVTNLKSRARMISTSEEIAQVGTISANGEREIGELIAKAMEKVGKEGVITIADGKTLYNELEVVEGMKLDRGYISPYFITNQKNQKCELDDPLILIHEKKISSINAVVKVLELALKRQRPLLIVAEDVESDALATLILNKLRAGIKVCAIKAPGFGENRKAGLQDLATLTGGDLITEELGMNLDKVELDMLGTCKKVTISKDDTVILDGAGDKKAIEERCEQLRSAIESSSSDYDKEKLQERLAKLSGGVAVLKIGGASEAEVGEKKDRVTDALNATKAAVEEGIVPGGGVALLYASRELEKLHTANFDQKIGVQIIQNALKTPVHTIASNAGVEGAVVVGKLLEQDNPDLGYDAAKGEYVDMVKSGIIDPLKVIRTALVDAASVSSLMTTTEAVVVELPKDEKEVPAMGGGMGGMDY; this is encoded by the exons ATGTACCGAGCAGCTGCAGGCCTTGCTTCCAAAGCCAG GATCGCCAGAAACAGTAGCTCTCAG ATCAGTAGTCGGTTGAGTTGGAGCAGAAACTACGCGGCGAAAGATATTAAGTTCGGGGTCGAAGCTCGTGCCTTGATGCTTAAGGGTGTTGAAGAGCTTACCGATGCTGTAAAAGTGACAATGGGCCCGAAG GGCCGCAACGTTGTCTTGGAACAAAGCTTTGGTGCACCCAAAGTGACAAAAGATGGCGTGACTGTTGCAAAGAGTATTGAGTTTAAGGACAGAGTTAAGAATATGGGTGCAAGTCTTGTGAAGCAGGTCGCCAATGCAACCAATGATGTTGCAGGCGATG GTACCACTTGTGCCACGGTCCTTACACGTGCAATATTTGCTGAGGGGTGCAAATCAGTGGCAGCCGGGATGAATGCAATGGATCTAAGGCGTGGTATCACGATGGCAGTTGATTCTGTGGTGACCAACTTGAAGAGCAGAGCACGGATGATCAGCACATCAGAAGAAATAGCACAG GTTGGCACAATATCGGCAAATGGAGAAAGAGAGATTGGTGAGCTGATAGCAAAGGCTATGGAGAAAGTTGGCAAAGAGGGAGTTATCACTATTGCT GATGGCAAGACTCTGTATAATGAGTTGGAAGTTGTTGAGGGAATGAAACTGGATAGGGgctatatttctccctatttcaTCACTAACCAGAAAAACCAAAAATGT GAACTTGACGATCCTCTTATTCTAATACATGAGAAGAAAATCTCAAGCATAAATGCAGTGGTAAAAGTGTTGGAGCTGGCCTTAAAG AGGCAAAGACCTTTGTTGATTGTTGCTGAAGATGTAGAAAGTGATGCATTAGCCACTCTCATTCTAAATAAGCTTCGGGCTGGAATTAAG GTTTGTGCCATTAAAGCACCTGGTTTTGGGGAGAACAGGAAAGCCGGTTTGCAGGATCTTGCTACTCTCACTGGCGGTGAT CTCATAACTGAAGAACTAGGAATGAACCTTGATAAAGTGGAACTGGATATGCTAGGCACATGCAAAAAG GTCACAATATCTAAAGATGACACTGTCATCCTTGATGGGGCTGGTGATAAGAAAGCGATTGAGGAAAGGTGTGAGCAG CTGAGGTCtgcaattgaatcaagtagctcTGATTATGACAAGGAGAAGCTGCAAGAAAGACTTGCAAAGCTTTCTGGAGGTGTTGCTGTTCTTAAG ATCGGAGGAGCTAGTGAAGCTGAAGTTGGCGAGAAGAAGGATAGGGTGACTGATGCTCTTAATGCAACCAAGGCAGCTGTTGAGGAGGGCATTGTACCAG GTGGTGGCGTTGCACTTCTTTATGCTTCGAGGGAGCTGGAGAAGCTGCATACTGCCAACTTTGATCAGAAGATTGGGGTTCAAATTATTCAGAATGCTCTGAAG ACACCTGTGCATACAATCGCTTCAAATGCTGGAGTTGAAGGGGCTGTGGTTGTTGGCAAGCTATTGGAGCAGGACAACCCTGATCTTGGATACGATGCGGCCAAAG GTGAATATGTAGACATGGTTAAGTCAGGGATCATCGACCCATTGAAAGTTATTAGAACTGCATTGGTTGATGCTGCAAG TGTGTCGTCTTTGATGACTACAACCGAGGCAGTTGTTGTTGAATTACCTAAAGATGAGAAAGAGGTTCCAGCTATGGGTGGTGgcatgggtggcatggattattaA